The stretch of DNA CTTCCGTTCAATCGGATATTCGACTGGTTGATGAATCCCATGCTCCCTTTGAGAACCTGGTTGTCTGGACATCCGCCGGTGTGGCACTTTTCGAATTTCGCCCACAGCCTGCAAAAGGTCTTGATCAACGCACTCCCACGCTGACACAGCATTGGGTGTCACCCCGCTGGTGGCAATCCCGGGTCAGCCACCGGTGTGGCCGCCTGGAATTGCTGGTCCCTATCCTGAAAAGATCAGTCCCTGTTCCCGCCTTGAATTCTCTTGACATCAAGGCCACAAAAACCTCTGTGGATCGTTCGTTCCTCGATAGTGGCCCCAGACTCGCATTCGTGCTTTGCAACTCCCGTATGAATCCAGCGAGTTCAACCAGCCCCGGTTCTCAAAACGAAAATTCATCGACATCGCGAGCCGACACTTTCGTTATCAACCAACACCTGACGATTGTCGGGAGTGATCCACAGTGCGACTGGCAACTCGCTGACTCCGCCCGCACCGCGCCAATGGCTCATTTTCTGAGTCCGTGGCAAGCCCTGATCATTCGGGATGCGTCGGCATTGGGAATTGTCTCACTTAACCATCTGGCCCCATTGAGCGTGAATGGAGAGCCTCGCCGCGCCGCCTTGCTGGAAGTCGGCGATCTTGTCTCATTCGGTGGACGCACAACCTATGAAGTGGTCGTGAATCCCGAAGCAAAGGCACCAGAAGTACTGGTAGCAGACCATCTGACGAGTGGTATCGATGCGGGGACTGCGCGGGCGATCTCGCTACCAGTCTCATCACCGATTCTCAGCCCCGCCGAGTCACCTGCCGGATCTCGCGACGAGCATCCTGTGCCTTAAGCTTCTCCCGCTTGTCGTGCAGCTTGCGCCCTTTGGCGAGTGCAATTTTGATTTTGACGAACCCTCTTTGCAGATACATTTCCAGCGGCACAATCGTGATGGATCGTTCGCTGGTTCGGCCGCAAAACTTCTTCAGTTCCCGCCGGTGTGCCAGCAGTTTACGAGTACGCTTCGTCTCGTGATTCAGCCATGAGGCCTGAGGGTATTCGTTGATATCGCAGCCGACAAGATACAACTCGCCGTCCTGGACGCGCACCCAGGCTTCTTCAATCGATACCTTCCCGGCACGAATACTTTTGACTTCACTTCCCATCAGCACGATGCCGCAATCCAACTGATCCATCAGTTCATATTCATGCCGCGCACGGCGATTCCGGCAGACCGAGATATTGTTCGGCTTATCGTCGTCTGGTTTTGATTTTGCAGCCATCTGACTTAACCTGACCTGGCTTCAATTTTCGCCAGCACCAACGTCTTCAACTCAAAGTTTCTGGAGTGAAAACTTATTGAACCTTTGCCAAAAACTTGCACCTATTCTGCAAACAACGCTTCCGCGAACTGATCGGGATCAAAAACTTCCAGATCATCAATTCCTTCCCCCACTCCCACATATTTAACGGGAATTCCCATCTGCTGTCGAATGGCTACCGCCACACCACCACGGGCTGTCCCGTCGAGTTTGCTGAGAATGAGGCCGGTCGTGCTGACAGCTTTTGAGAAGGCCTGAGCCTGATTGAGACCATTTTGACCTGTCGTTGCATCGATCACCAGGAGGGATTCATGGGGTGCCTCAGGGATCTGCTTCCCAATCACCCGGCGAATCTTCTCCAGTTCCTGCATCAGGTTCTGCTGATTGTGCAGTCGTCCTGCCGTATCGATAATCAGGACATCGACACCCGCTTTGACGGCGGCTTCACAACCGGCAAAGGCCACAGCCGCTGGATCGGTTCCTGCCGGTTTGGTGACAATGTCACAGCCCAGCCTCTGGCTCCAGAGTGTCAACTGCTCGACGGCCGCCGCTCGAAAAGTGTCTCCTGCGGCCAGTAAAACGGTTTTCCCTTGCGAAGTTAGCAGCCGGGCCAGTTTGGCAATGGTGGTTGTCTTCCCGGTTCCATTCACACCGGCTACAAGAATGACCGTTGGTCGGCTTTCTGAAAAATTCAGCGGCGAAAGTGGCTGTTCCGGATCGTAAGTTGTTGTAGAAGTTCCCTTGAGTATCGATTTGACGGTCGCTCGCACTGTGGCCCACAGTTCATCGACTTTCATCGTGCGGCCCAGATGCTCCTGCCTCAGATCACTCACAATCCGCGTGGTGGCAGCCACCCCCATATCGGTCTGAATCAGTCGAGCTTCGAACTGCTCAAGATGTTTCTCAGACAGAATCTCTCCCGATTTGAAGAGATCGCGAATATCTGTCCGCAGCAGCTGAGATGTCTTTTTCAGCCCCGCTTTTAGCTTGTCGAAAAAACCCATAACCCCAATTCCTTGCCAGCACCGCTGCAGCGCACTCCTGGCGAACATCGCGACATTGGCGAAACATTCTGACTAGATCTCAAGTCCGGTTCAGCTCTCTCGACCGGCAAATTCTGATTCCATCGGCATCGTAACAGATCTGCTCCCGAGCGCCACGCGCTGGCCAGAACTTACTGACCCGTCATTAATAGAAAACCAGGCTGACGAGTCTCAGACTTTGAAAACCAGCGATGTGCCATGCTTGCAGCTCTGGGCAAGCATGATTTGGCAACCAGGTGTTACTGCCTCGGAAACGTCTCAGAACTTCAGACTCTGAAGAGTTACCAAAGAAGAATGTCACAGCCTGACAAACAGCCTGTGCATCAGGTTCGCAGCAGATGCTGACGATCAATGGAGAAATTCTTTTGGAAATTCGAGCCTGATGAAGCCGCAGGCCGGGCATGAGCTGGCCGCAATTGGCAGGAACAATTTGAATGGAGCGGAGGGGAGTCGAACCCCCGACCTCAGCATTGCGAACGCTGCGCTCTCCCAACTGAGCTACCTCCCCGATCTCGCATGAGTGAATTTTATCTCGTTCGATCATCGGCGGAAAGGCTCAACCCCGTTTTGTCACCCAGCACCTTTTGTTGAGTGGAGTTTGACGCTGAAGGGGATGACCGGAGGTGAGAGATGTTCCAGACAGGAGCCGGTGATGGTGATGTCGTCTTCATCGCCCACGAAGCAGGTCTCGGGGGCGGAGATGCCGCTGACGGCACACTGGCAGGGTTCTGGAGACGGTTCCGGGGATGGCTCAGGGCTGGGCTCGATGCTGGGCCAGGGGCTGGGTTCTGTGCCGGTGGCTTCGCTGGTGGGCAGGGTCATGGCCAGGGCAAAGGACTGGGGTGATTCGTGTGAGCCGGGCCAGTCAAGCTGGAAGGTGTGGGCGTAGTCAAGTTCATCCCGCAGGCGGCGGCTTTGAATGAGCGTGCGTTCGGACTGGAGGCTGGAGCGGTGCTCGTGGAAGAGGGTGAGAGCAGCGCGCCAGAGGGGAGAGAGGTGATCGGTGGACGCGGGTGGGAAGAGAGAAAGACCCTCACTCCGGCCCTCTCCCGGCAGACCGGGAGAGGGTGCAGGTGGCGGTTCAAGAGTGCGGGCGGGGCATTAGGGATAGGGCTCTTGCAACGCTGCCAGCCGCGCGTACAGTTTCTCCCTTCGTAACTTTTCATCCGGGTTCAAGGGTAACTGTGGGTATCCGAGTTCCTCCAGCTCGGTAAGAACCACGTCCAGTTCGGCAAAATTGTGACGTGGGAAATTTTTTAGGATGCTTGAGCCATCAAATCCTACTTGCTCGACGCGTGGCCACCGGGCAAGTGACCGGAGCATAGGAATGACGTGGTTGCGCGGCAAAGCACTGCCCAAGCTGCATCGCCGCACCGTTGATTTGAGAGGGTACTCGTCAATCCAATTCATGCACTCGGAATTGTCGCTCTCGTCCCCCGCATCCGGTGAAAAATGAATCTCACGGGGTGTGGCCAGAAACCAGGAGGCTAATGCAGGGGGAAGCTGCTGGTGCAGGATCCGGGGGAGCAGCGGGCGATCATCCAGGGGCTGCACATGCAAATAGTGCAGACGGGCCTCGTCGATGTACCGCAGCAGCACGTAGCGCTGGTAAACATGGTGCAGCACGAAACCTGCCCCAGTGACGAACAGCAGGAAGGCGACCACACGCACCACAGCCCGCCAATCCCCCCGGTTTCCGGCGAACCTGCTCATGCAAGACTACTCCTGATTTTGACGTCCAACATACTCGGCGTAACGATCCTGCACCCGCGAATCCCAGGTCGGCAACTGTGTGGAATCGGAAATAAGCGTGTTCTGGGAGGTTGGCCATTGCCGGGAGGTGTAGTTCCAGGCTTCTCCCGAATTGGAGCGACGTGCGTTGACATCCCAGAACCACTGGCATTTGCGAAGTGTGACCCAGATACCTCCGGTAAATCAGGAAGCTTCAAAATATTCGCCGATGATTAGCCGCATGTCCTTGGGCTCAATAATTTCCGAGGACTGTCACGTGGGGAAGTTGTTTCGCTCTCAGATTTACCCAGCTTTCGCAAAGCCAATATGTACTTTCAGCGATCGAACTTCGCTATTTCATTCGAGGTAGAATGGAAGTGTACTGCTAAAATGAGGTGTTCGCTGGGTGATCGTCAAGATTTCCCTCAATCGGCCCGGCGGTAACTCTTCCGGTGATATCGCTCGAATGTCAACGCAACCAGAGAACGACTCGCTCGATTTTTTCATTTCACTGATCAGACCACGAACCGCTACACAATCAGCTCCTTGGCAACGAATGGGACATTGCCAGCAGCTCGACACTTGCAGAGATGCTCTTTCAAGCGACGGCCATTCCAGGACGCGGTGGAAGACGTTGATTGTTACAGCAGGATTGCTCAGACGTTCGATATCAACGTGATTTACTGAAGACTTGAAGGGATAAGCATCGACTATGTCAACAACTGACTCTTCCAGATCCGTCTTACTGTTCGCAACCAGTTCCATAAATAGCAGTCGCCGAGGCCGCAAATCAAAGAAGAATACGATCGTTCGACTCCAGCTAGTGTCAAGGCCTTTAGATCGAATGTGGCTTGGAAGCAGGCTTGAACTGTGGTACGCCACCAGGATGTTATTCGCTTGACACTCCCGCAAGTAGTTCCAGAGGACGATGCGGTCGTGAAGATGAACCGTGATGGCAAACGCAAGACACACCAGAATGCTGCGGATGATCCAACGGGCGACCAAGCTGCTAAGAACTCCGCCACGTGCACCAGTTGTGTCTTGTTCATTTGCCATTTGTTTCACTCTTTGATTTAGCTGCGGTGGCGATGCGGGTTGCCATGTTCCTGTTCCAGCATTTGGGGTCAATTAACATTATTGTCATATCACACATCGAATGATCGTCTATCTCTGATTACATATAATTAGTGCTTCGGCTCATTTAGGTGTTTTTCCAGTAACAACTGCTCCCGCTTCAATTCCGCCTTCTCGATAGGCAGTTTCCACTGGAAGTCGCACCTGGAGGCGATCCTCTTGTCTTGGCGGCCCCCGTCGATGCCGTATTCGCCCGCAAGGATCATTCGATAGGGTATGGGTCGGCTGCAATCGAAGATCCTGCCGAGGGGCAACGTCAGACGATGCGTGGTCTTGGCGGGGATGAGGATCGTAGTCAAGCCCGCTTCGTCCTTTAGGCTTTTCCCGAAGCGGGTTTTCTCCACCGCGTGGAGTTCCTTCTCGGGGGTATTGGCTAGTGATCCGTTCGGGAATGCCGTCACGACCTGGAGTGAGGTGATCTTGAACTGTATCGGTTGGGCCGACTTGTTTTCGATGGAGATCCTCGTGGCGAAATCAGGTGGGGTCTCCGTCTCGCCGGTGGCAGTAGCAATATTGCTAGTGATCTCCAGATCGAGATTGCCTGTCTTCCAGGAGACTGCCGATTCGGCGGGCTGCGTCTCCTCAACCGGACGCGGTTCTACGATCGTGAAAGGGATATTGACAATCCGGGGGCCGCAATCGATGTCGACCGAGTACTTTCCGCTGGCGGTCAAATCCTGGCGCTCGTTCAACAGGGCGGTTCTTGTGAAGGACTTGAGGTGCGGGTCGTAGGTGTCGGCGAACTCGATATCGCGGATACCTAACTTGGGATTCCACACGTTTGATATGAGAAAGTCGTGGAGCGCGACGTGAGGAATCGACTTGCCATCCTCCCCCTTTACGGTGAACCGGAAGAGCTGATGTTGCCATTGGCCTTGAATGGCTTTGGCTTGAGGTGTGCGGCGATAATGAATTGAGACCTTAACCGGTTCGCCAGTGAAATACTCCCGGCCTCTCTCTGGAGAGGCAATGTGGATCTCGTAGCCGTTCTCCGTGGTGATCCATTCCGGTGCTGGCACAGTTTCGGGATTGTATTGGGCTTGAGTGTGAAGGGAGCCTATCAAGGCGAGTAATATTACTGCAACGAATATTCGCATGGCTGTGACCTCCGTGAGTTTCATCGCTGATCATCAATTGCGAAATTCTTGAACGACGAAGTTCATGTGCCAAACAATTTGAATCGAAAGCCGCCCTCATTCTTCTAGCGGCAAGTACTTCGTTTCACCGGGCAACAGGGATGTGGGTGACCGTGTGACCACCAAATCCACCTTGAATTGATGGAGTCTTTCCAACTCCTTCCAGGCATTTTTTCGGGCGAGTTGGGCGCTTTCGGACTTGTCACTCTCTGTCTTCTGAAGGATCAAGATCTGCTCCCTCACCTCCGGAAACAGGTTTCTTGGAACGCCTTCGAGGATCGTGTTAATGCCAAGATGTGTTGTCGGGTCGAAGTTAACCCATTCGACGGCGGGCCATGTCATCACTTCGAGAAGATCCGCGTAGGGTCTGTAGCGGCAACTATCTGGTATGATCGAGACTCGCAGCACTCTGTCCTTGTTGGGGAAATTCTGGATCAGTTGGCTGGGCTCAAGGCAACCCGGCTTCGAACCATCTCCCGTTGGATTGTAGTATAGAGTTAGTCTCTCGATGCGAGACCCTGACAGTTGTTGAATGGGACTCCGCCATGCCTTGCTGTCGATCAATGGCCAGTCCACATCACCATTGATCGAGCTGAACGACCATTGCTTGAGATACTCTCTGGTCATCCGGTAGCGGCCGTAGGAATCGATGACGGAATAGCTGAACGACAACAGCAGGAGACAGGCAAGCGATGCCAAAGTGATCCATATCCATCGTTTCCGATTTCCCGGCATCGTACACCTGCCTTTTTGAAAGTAAAGAATCCATCAAGGTAGGACTTCTTCCGTTTCCACAATATCAAGAATTCGTCCCGACCACTCGGGCACATCTGGCGTCATGGCCAGTGCGGGGGAGACTGATCCATTTGGTTGGGAGGGCCAGTTTGCCCGGGGACGCAGCAATACTCCGCGTTCAATAAACGAGGCTCACATTGACAAAGGATCTTTTCGCTTCTTCGCGATAGTTCCAAGTTCTTGCCAAAGCAGCTCGACATACTTTTTCAGATTACGGCCATGCCTTTCGTTTATCTGTGCCTGTTCAATCGAAAACAAAATAGAAATCACGCGTTCAAACTCCTCGCGAGGAACATTTTGCAAACATCCGTCGCTTTCGATCGTGACCTTGTTGTGCGGCCATTTGGTCAGATGGAAAAAGACGGCGGGGATCTCGGACTGTTCGACAGATCCAGACAACACAGTGTGAGTCACGCCATTTTTCAGAGGGAAGCTGTCGATGATTGGCAGAACCCGTACCACCCGTTCAATCCCCGTGTATGGCAACTCCGGTTCGACGAAGAAATCCACTTCGGTTGGATTGGTGTCGAACCATGCCGCTAATTGTAAGGGAAGTTGCTGCCGCAGTGCGGCTGGCAGATAGCTCCCCTGTTTAGTGGTGACATGTAAACCATTTTGGCGAGACGTGTGAATGTATCTCCATAGGACAGCCCGTTCATACGATTGCTTGACGATCAAGACAAGTGCCACCAGAAACAGTCCTGTCACCACGTACCGGATGACATGATCACGGGAAGTCGTCATGGCGAGTCCTAGGTTCTAGTTGGTGATCTGATACTCGATCCAGAGATCCTGGACCCGGCGGTTCCACGTGGGGAGTTGAATCGAATCGAACTCGTAGGTGTTTCCCTCGTTGGGGGCCTCTTTAGTGATGAGTTCCCAATCCGAGGCGGGGGTCACGCGCCTGGCCACCGCCTTCCAGTTCCATTCGAGCTTGCGCAAGGTAACCCAGATGCCTCCCGTAGGTTGATACATTAGGAAGAGTTCAAACTCCTCGTGGATGTTCAAATGCGTATCGAAGTTTCCAAAGGGTATTTCTAGGCTGTCCAGCATAGAGACGGTTTGTGTTAGACTACTTTGAATTCCTTGAGTTATACCCCCGAATTGAATAATGGCGTCCTCTTCGCCCTTGTGGTTACGGTCTAGGACGAACACGTTTGTGGCGAAGGCAGGAGGTTGCGGCTTTGTTACGCCGTTGACGGTATTGAGGAAGTAGGTATGTCGCTTCGAGCGAATCCGTTGAACCAGCGCGATTATTCCGTCGCCACCTGCTGTGGCTGTCACCGTTCCTGTAACGCGGATGGCGCTTTCTTGTGCGGGAGATGCGGTCGTCTCGCGGCCGCAATGAATGAGTTTTTTCGACGCATTGATGTAAACGGGCTGCTCCTTAGTGGAATACTGTGCGGCCAGGGACGCCGTTGGCCTCAAGACCTGCACGTTCGTGTCGACGGAACGTGCCTTTCCTTTGATTTTGACGGTCACTTGGATGGTGTCCGGGTTCTCTAGCCGCAGGTAGAACAGCTCAATCTCGAACTGGAGGTAGTCGCCATCGGTATGTTCCCGTACGGTGGCAGAGGTGTCGACACCAACATGTCCATCTCCGCCCGGCAGGACGTCACCTTGTTTGTAATGCGTATGGTACTCCTTGACATATTGCCCCGGCAAGGACCATTCGTTGGTGAACTCAACTTCTGGGGTCACACGGCATTCGAGTGTGACGCGTTTTCCCACGACGGTCGAGAAGGAACCACCCGTGACATCTTCGCCGTTGGCGAAGATTTGGACTTTATAGACGTTGATTTTCTTTTCGGCGGAGGACTGGCCGCAGGTGGCGGAGAGGGTGTGTTCGCCGGGAGTGGTCCACTTAACGCGGAGCTTGATGGCGACGATGTGGCCTTCGGCGTTCTTTTCCTCGGTCGAGGAAACTGTTGTGGAGCCGGGGATGTTGATGGAGAGACCGTCCAGACAGGTGCCGGTGATGGTGATGTCGTCCTCATCGCCGACGAAGCAGGTGTCGGGGGCGGAGATGCCGCCGACGGCACACTGGCAAGGTTCTGGAGAAGGTTCTGGTGACGGCTCTGGAGATGGTTCTGGGCTGGGCCAGGGGCTGGGTTCAGTGCTGGTTTCTTCGCTGGTGGGCAGGGTCATGGCCATGGCAAAGGACTGGGGTGATTCGTGTGAGCCGGGCCAGTCAAGCTGGAAGGTGTGGGCGTAGTCAAGTTCATCCCGCAGGCGGCGGCTTTGAACCAGCGTACGCTCGGACTGAAGGCTGGGGAAGTGTTCGTGGAAGAGATCGAGGGCAGCACGCCAGACGGGAGGGAGCGACATGTCGGGAACTGGTGAAGCAGCGGGCTCGCCCTCACCCCGGCCCTCTCCGCCCTGTAAATCTTTCAGCGGAATGGGCGAGGGGGCAGAAAGGGCTTTTCCCGGCAGGCCGGGAGAGGGAGCAAGAAGCTGTTCGAGTGTGAGGGGGGTGTTTCTGGCGAGCCACTGCTGGAGATGGTGGGGGGAGAAGTGTTTGGCCGCCAGGCGCAGTTTGTTGTGGAGGACGTGGGGAGCGGGGACTTCGTAATGGTCGAAGGCCCGCTGGAAGCGATAAGCGACGCGGGAGAGGACATCCAGCTTGAGGCCATACCCCAGGCTCCAGGCCTTGAGGCCGAAGTCGATATCTTCAACGCCCCAGACCATCATCCCCGTATCGAAGCCACCCAGTGCGAAGTAGGTTTCCCGAGAGACGGCCACCACACAGCCAATGAGGGCGGGCTGATGGTAGAGGCGGGTTTCTCTGCACACCTTGAGATTCCTGAAATGAGGTGGCAGAATAACGATACTGTTAGCTACTGCTCGATCGATAATGTGGAAATGTCGACATGCGATCGCCTTTATTGCGGAATGGAGTTCATCGTTTCTCGCTACGCCTGATACTACTCGCCTTCTCGGGGGTGGCACTGTTTGTGCTCGCCGACAAGTGCGTTGAAATGAGTGCGAATTACGCACTCGTCAAAGTTGGTTTTCACATGGTGTGGGACGGCAAGAAACGGATCGACGGTCAACCAGGGGCCGATCCGTGGCTTCCGGCAGGGATGCGGGGATGGATCGGAAACGAACTGTTCGAGTCGGCCACGACTGTCCGTGCATTTCATCTTCCGATCAATCGACTGGAAGACGAATGGATTCCATTTAGAATTGATCAGCGCCGTCTGGGCAAAATCTGCGGTTTGAGACATCTTGAAGAGTTGACCCTGACAACCATTCAATGTGATTCACGGGACGTGCAGCGAATCGGCAAACTCAGGAAACTGAAGTATCTCCGCTTCGGGCGGGGATCCAAGGGAATTGATGATGCCTTCTTGGAATCACTCGCGAAACTCCCTCAGTTGGAACAGCTTTATCTGGCTGACGATTGCGAGCGGCCTTCTTCACCGCCGGACGACACCTTCTTCAAGGATTTCAAGAGAATTCGGATTAAGGATGCCGGTGTTGAGGCGCTGTGTTCCATGCCGTCTCTGAAGAGGTTGGCAATCCACACCGATTGTCAGTCGAACAAGCCGCTGGTGGCTCTTATTCAAAGCCGGCAATGGGAATCGCTGGTACTGATCGATGCGACGCTGACCGACGAAGACGCTGAAGCTCTTCGCGGCCAGTCGTCGCTGGTTCATTTGCATCTGGCCTCACCGAAACTGACCGATCGTGTTGTTAATGTTCTGGGCGAATTGAAATCGCTGCGATCGCTGTGGATCAGCAACACGTCGATCAGTCCGGACGGGTGCATCGAGATCGCAGCGGCACTTCCAGCGTTGGAGACACTCGTTGTCCGTGACGACTTCTGGAGCTTCAAGATTCCAGGTCAAATCAATTCGAGGGCGGCGAATAGAAAGGTACGGGTGATTACAACGTCTGAAATATGTGTGCCGAAAAGCTCGATCTTGCAAGGTCTCTAAAAATTCCCGTTTCCACATGGAATTTCTGGCCTAATTGGTCGGATTTCATTTCTGATCGCATCTTGATGACGCTCATCCCAGACGGGATGACGATCATAGTTCACGCTATTGATCTGCGCGCCGGGTTCGCCTGGTGCTGTAAAACTGTCGAGGGTCCATTGCCTTGTCGTGGGGTGGCAATTCGCTTCGGCCTTCCAACCCCATTCGAGTCGCCGCAGGACAACCCAGATGCCGCCTTCGGGCTTGTATAGCAGGTAGGAAAATCAGCGTTGATAGAGAGCTGGAGCTCGTTAATAGATACCAGTAGTGCTTACTTCAGTGAAACGATAATGCTGCCATCGCGACTGCTGGCGGCCAGACAGGCCCTGAGCGTTTGCTCAGAAACGGCGAGGGCGAGTGCCGGGTAATTGACGAGGAGTGTGAGAAGCTGCCGGGCGGTGGAAGCGAGTTCGCCCGTGACGAGAGACATGTCAACCTTGTTGCATTCGATGCAAGCTAAGGTGAAGTCGTTCATCTCACAGAGCAACTCGACATAGTTTGCACGAACTTCAGCACTATTGACAATTGCCAATGATTCCCTGTAGCGACATGCTGACTGTTTGTTGTCACCCCCTTTTGAGTAAAGCCAGGCGGCTCTTGCAAGAAAGGTGGCCATCCACGCCTCCATCAGTTCGGCTTGAGTCGAATCTTGGGACGCAATGATTCTCGCCCGTTCACACAATTCACCAATTTGCGAGGCTCGCTGGCAAGGTTTGTCTGAAGACTGAGAATCCGACGACAACAGGCTGACAGCGAGAAAGTTCTCCCAGAGTTCTTCAGGAGCGAACACGAGAGAGGTTCCTTTCGATGATTTCGCGGAGG from Planctopirus ephydatiae encodes:
- a CDS encoding FHA domain-containing protein, with the translated sequence MPARLDRHDDWLIGDKLRDEQELKMVTERRNRRRHFLLRGWHRLQIENRLQVRSSRLLKNFKSSVENPHKVSSGARISGAYWHPNWPGSVTLTIRGRDSFACDASIDVMIERPFAWIGTSVQSDIRLVDESHAPFENLVVWTSAGVALFEFRPQPAKGLDQRTPTLTQHWVSPRWWQSRVSHRCGRLELLVPILKRSVPVPALNSLDIKATKTSVDRSFLDSGPRLAFVLCNSRMNPASSTSPGSQNENSSTSRADTFVINQHLTIVGSDPQCDWQLADSARTAPMAHFLSPWQALIIRDASALGIVSLNHLAPLSVNGEPRRAALLEVGDLVSFGGRTTYEVVVNPEAKAPEVLVADHLTSGIDAGTARAISLPVSSPILSPAESPAGSRDEHPVP
- the ftsY gene encoding signal recognition particle-docking protein FtsY codes for the protein MGFFDKLKAGLKKTSQLLRTDIRDLFKSGEILSEKHLEQFEARLIQTDMGVAATTRIVSDLRQEHLGRTMKVDELWATVRATVKSILKGTSTTTYDPEQPLSPLNFSESRPTVILVAGVNGTGKTTTIAKLARLLTSQGKTVLLAAGDTFRAAAVEQLTLWSQRLGCDIVTKPAGTDPAAVAFAGCEAAVKAGVDVLIIDTAGRLHNQQNLMQELEKIRRVIGKQIPEAPHESLLVIDATTGQNGLNQAQAFSKAVSTTGLILSKLDGTARGGVAVAIRQQMGIPVKYVGVGEGIDDLEVFDPDQFAEALFAE
- a CDS encoding leucine-rich repeat domain-containing protein, giving the protein MRSPLLRNGVHRFSLRLILLAFSGVALFVLADKCVEMSANYALVKVGFHMVWDGKKRIDGQPGADPWLPAGMRGWIGNELFESATTVRAFHLPINRLEDEWIPFRIDQRRLGKICGLRHLEELTLTTIQCDSRDVQRIGKLRKLKYLRFGRGSKGIDDAFLESLAKLPQLEQLYLADDCERPSSPPDDTFFKDFKRIRIKDAGVEALCSMPSLKRLAIHTDCQSNKPLVALIQSRQWESLVLIDATLTDEDAEALRGQSSLVHLHLASPKLTDRVVNVLGELKSLRSLWISNTSISPDGCIEIAAALPALETLVVRDDFWSFKIPGQINSRAANRKVRVITTSEICVPKSSILQGL
- the smpB gene encoding SsrA-binding protein SmpB; protein product: MAAKSKPDDDKPNNISVCRNRRARHEYELMDQLDCGIVLMGSEVKSIRAGKVSIEEAWVRVQDGELYLVGCDINEYPQASWLNHETKRTRKLLAHRRELKKFCGRTSERSITIVPLEMYLQRGFVKIKIALAKGRKLHDKREKLKAQDARREIRQVTRRG
- a CDS encoding galactosyltransferase-related protein, which codes for MCRETRLYHQPALIGCVVAVSRETYFALGGFDTGMMVWGVEDIDFGLKAWSLGYGLKLDVLSRVAYRFQRAFDHYEVPAPHVLHNKLRLAAKHFSPHHLQQWLARNTPLTLEQLLAPSPGLPGKALSAPSPIPLKDLQGGEGRGEGEPAASPVPDMSLPPVWRAALDLFHEHFPSLQSERTLVQSRRLRDELDYAHTFQLDWPGSHESPQSFAMAMTLPTSEETSTEPSPWPSPEPSPEPSPEPSPEPCQCAVGGISAPDTCFVGDEDDITITGTCLDGLSINIPGSTTVSSTEEKNAEGHIVAIKLRVKWTTPGEHTLSATCGQSSAEKKINVYKVQIFANGEDVTGGSFSTVVGKRVTLECRVTPEVEFTNEWSLPGQYVKEYHTHYKQGDVLPGGDGHVGVDTSATVREHTDGDYLQFEIELFYLRLENPDTIQVTVKIKGKARSVDTNVQVLRPTASLAAQYSTKEQPVYINASKKLIHCGRETTASPAQESAIRVTGTVTATAGGDGIIALVQRIRSKRHTYFLNTVNGVTKPQPPAFATNVFVLDRNHKGEEDAIIQFGGITQGIQSSLTQTVSMLDSLEIPFGNFDTHLNIHEEFELFLMYQPTGGIWVTLRKLEWNWKAVARRVTPASDWELITKEAPNEGNTYEFDSIQLPTWNRRVQDLWIEYQITN